A window of Enterobacter ludwigii genomic DNA:
TTCGTCCATTTCCGCGCAAACAATGACGTCACTGCCCGGTTGTATGCGTGAGTTTACCGACTGCGGCCTGAGTTTTTTAAGTGTCGTAAAATCGTGTTGAGGCCAACGCCCATAATGCGTGCACTGGCGCGACATCCGACGCCATTCATGGCCATATCAATGATTTTCTGATGCGTACCGGGTTGAGAAGCGGTGTAAGTGAACTGTAGCTGCCATGTTTTACGGCAGTGAGAGCAGAGATAGCGCTGATGTCCGGCAGTACTTTTACCGTTACGCACCACGCCTTCAGTAGCTGAACAGGAGGGACAGCTGATAGAAACAGAAGCCACTGGAGCACCTCAAAAACACCATCATACACTAAATCAGTAAGTTGGCACCATTACCCAAATGTTGGCACTTCTTTAAAACGCCAACATTTGAAAACGCCTCTATTCTATTTTAGCCAGCGATAATTCACCTTTAGAATTTATACTGAGCACAAAGCGAGTCGCATATCGAATAGCGCCATTATAATTTCTCGACTTTAATACCACATCATACTCTCCTGACCGCCAGTCCACCTTATCCCAGCGAAGACACTCTTCAGATTTTAGAATATGGCGAGAAGGATATTTCCCTGGAGAAAAAACAGTCTCCCATCCGTTACCTACACGTCTAGATATCGAAGGTTCATAAACTAACACAGGTTCACCGAATCTCGCGTCATTCGAAACTCCAAAACAGGGAACATTTTTTTCTAACTTAACGGTTAGACTCTGAAACTGAGCAGGATGGGATATACAGGCGCTACATGATAATACAATGGATATAACCGTTAACGCTTTTTCCATCGCAAATATACACCGGGTTGTGAACCAATCGTAATAACCGGGGAAAATTCCCCGGTCACATACGCAATTACGCTTCTTTGTTCTCTTTGATGTTCCAGCCAGCGCTGCTTTCAGCACCTTTACCACCAGAAGTGGTCTGCTCCCAGTACTGCTGTTTCACTTTCGCAGCCTGGAATGCGTAGGTCACACCAACGGTATCGCCGTTATCTGCACCGGTGTACTGAACAGACGTTACCAGAACGTCTTCCAGCGTGATGCGGGAGTATTCTACCTGCTGACCACCGGCTTTACAGACGGACAGCTCAACTTTGGTCAGGTGTTTACCGCTGGCGCAGTGTTTCAGGATTGCTGTAGTGGATTTGTCAATCAGAGCGTTAACGTGCAGATCGTTAAAGTTAACTTTACCGGCACCACCACCACCGCCGACGCTCATATTACCTGGCTGGGAAGCGCCCCAGGAGAAGGAGGTAATATCAGTCCAGCCGGTGTGGTTAGAATCTTTAGATTCGCCCGTAACACCCTCGACCTTCAGAAACATATCAATAGCCATAATATCTACTCTTCGTGGATGAACAATATTGCTTTCGAAAAAGCACTTATATGGCAAACAGGAAAGCATGGGGCTGAATAAAACCGTCCATATTTTACCTCTGCCTCACATCAAATGACCCGTGTCATTTGACAGTCTTACATTCCCCTTGAATAAACGGAAAGAATGTGAAGTCTTTATTACTAAACCCAGCATTAGCCGGAATTAAAATTGAACACATACAGACAATTATTTTTGAGGAAAACGGAATAACCACCGTAGCCGTATTTTCCCCCTCACCCCAACCCTCTCCCTCAAGGGAGAGGGGGCTGTCTGTGCATGCTCCTTAATCACGCGTCTTTCGTCTTCAGCGACGGCAGTTTTGAAACCAGACGCAGGGAAACGGTCAGACCTTCCAACTGGTAGTGTGGACGCAGGAAGAACTTCGCGGCGTAGTAGCCCGGGTTGTCTTCAATCTCCTGCACCTGCACTTCGGCAGCCGCCAGCGGTTTGCGGGATTTGGTCTCCTGAGAGGAGTTGGCCGGGTCACCGTCTACGTAGTTCATTACCCAGTCGTTCAGCCAGCGTTCCATCTCTTCGCGCTCGCGGAAGGAGCCGATTTTGTCGCGCACAATGCACTTCAGGTAGTGCGCAAAGCGGCAGCAGGCGAACAGGTACGGCAGACGAGAGGCCAGACGCGCGTTGGCGGTGGCATCCGGGTCGTGGTATTCGGCCGGTTTCTGCAGAGACTGCGCGCCGATGAAGGCCGCAAAATCGGAGTTTTTGCGGTGAACCAGCGGCATAAAGCCGTTTTTCGCCAGCTCGGCTTCACGACGATCGCTGATGGCGATCTCAGTCGGACATTTCATGTCCACACCGCCGTCATCGCTCGGGAAAGTGTGGCATGGCAGGTTTTCTACCGCCCCGCCGGACTCCACGCCGCGAATCGAGGTGCACCAGCCGTACTCTTTGAAAGAACGGTTGATGTTGGCAGCCATCGCATACGCCGCGTTCGCCCAGGAGTAACTGTTGTGGTTCGCGCCGTCGGTCTGCTCTTCAAAGTCAAAGCTGTCGACCGGATTAGTACGAATGCCATACGGCAGACGTGACAGGAAGCGTGGCATCACCAGACCCAGATAGCGGGCATCTTCGGATTCACGCAGTGAACGCCAGGCGGCGTATTCGGTGTTCTGGAAGATCTTGGTCAGGTCGCGCGGGTTAGCCAGTTCCTGCCAGGATTCCATCTGCATCACGCCCGGTGCGGTACCGGTGATAAACGGACAGTGCGCCGCAGAGCCGATGCGCGCCATTTCACCCAGCAGCTCAACGTCCTGCGGGCTGTGGTCGAAGTAGTAGTCACCAACGATGCAGCCAAACGGCTCACCACCAAACTGGCCGTACTCCTGCTCGTAGATTTTCTTGAAGATCGGGCTCTGGTCCCAGCCCACGCCTTTATAGCGTTTCAGGGTGCGGCCCAGCTCCTGCTTGGAGATGCTCATAAAGCGGATCTTCAGCATCTCGTCGGTTTCAGTGTTGTTCACCAGGTAGCTCAGACCGCGCCAGGCGCTTTCCAGTTTCTGAAACTCGTCGTGGTGAATGATCTGGTTCACCTGCTGCGACAGCTGCTCATCGATACCGGCGATCAGGTTCTGAATGGTGCGGTAGGTGTCGTTGGAGAAAGTGACGGTATTTTCCAGCGCCTGCTGCGCCAAGGTTTTGACCGCGCTTTCTACAGCGGAACGCGCCTGATCGGTTTTCGGGCGGAACTCTTTGTTCAGCAGCGCGCTGAATTCATCCTGGCTGAACGCCTGACCCGCCTGCTGCTCATGTTGTTGAGTCTGGTTGCTCATCGATTATTCCTCGCTACCTTTCGCACTTTCGTCATTTTTCGGCAACTGGCTCAGGGATTTGAGCAGCGTCGGATCCTGGAGAATTTTCGCGATCAGCTCTTCCGCACCGTTTTTGCCGTCCATGTAGGTCAGCAGGTTGGAGAGCTGTGTACGGGCTTCCAGCAGCTTGTTCAGCGGTTCAACCTTGCGGGCCACCGCATCCGGCAGGAAGTCGTCCATGCTGTCAAAGGTCAGATCGACATTGAGCTTGCCTTCGCCGGTCAGGGTGTTATCCACCTGGAACGCCACACGCGGCTTAAGTGCCTTCATGCGTTCGTCAAAGTTGTCGATGTCGATTTCGAGGAATTTACGCTCGTCGACGGCCGGCAGGTTTTCAACCGGTTTGCCGACCAGATCGGCCATGACGCCCATCACAAACGGCAGCTGAATTTTACGTTCTGCACCGTAGATCTCTACGTCGTACTCAATCTGCACGCGGGGGGCACGGTTACGTGCGATGAATTTCTGCCCACTGTTACTCATTGCCATGATGTTCTCCATCAAAGATGCGCGGTGA
This region includes:
- the tssC gene encoding type VI secretion system contractile sheath large subunit; amino-acid sequence: MSNQTQQHEQQAGQAFSQDEFSALLNKEFRPKTDQARSAVESAVKTLAQQALENTVTFSNDTYRTIQNLIAGIDEQLSQQVNQIIHHDEFQKLESAWRGLSYLVNNTETDEMLKIRFMSISKQELGRTLKRYKGVGWDQSPIFKKIYEQEYGQFGGEPFGCIVGDYYFDHSPQDVELLGEMARIGSAAHCPFITGTAPGVMQMESWQELANPRDLTKIFQNTEYAAWRSLRESEDARYLGLVMPRFLSRLPYGIRTNPVDSFDFEEQTDGANHNSYSWANAAYAMAANINRSFKEYGWCTSIRGVESGGAVENLPCHTFPSDDGGVDMKCPTEIAISDRREAELAKNGFMPLVHRKNSDFAAFIGAQSLQKPAEYHDPDATANARLASRLPYLFACCRFAHYLKCIVRDKIGSFREREEMERWLNDWVMNYVDGDPANSSQETKSRKPLAAAEVQVQEIEDNPGYYAAKFFLRPHYQLEGLTVSLRLVSKLPSLKTKDA
- a CDS encoding type VI secretion system tube protein Hcp, which codes for MAIDMFLKVEGVTGESKDSNHTGWTDITSFSWGASQPGNMSVGGGGGAGKVNFNDLHVNALIDKSTTAILKHCASGKHLTKVELSVCKAGGQQVEYSRITLEDVLVTSVQYTGADNGDTVGVTYAFQAAKVKQQYWEQTTSGGKGAESSAGWNIKENKEA
- the tssB gene encoding type VI secretion system contractile sheath small subunit, which codes for MAMSNSGQKFIARNRAPRVQIEYDVEIYGAERKIQLPFVMGVMADLVGKPVENLPAVDERKFLEIDIDNFDERMKALKPRVAFQVDNTLTGEGKLNVDLTFDSMDDFLPDAVARKVEPLNKLLEARTQLSNLLTYMDGKNGAEELIAKILQDPTLLKSLSQLPKNDESAKGSEE